Proteins from a single region of Catenulispora acidiphila DSM 44928:
- a CDS encoding SDR family NAD(P)-dependent oxidoreductase → MAEVELLPTEHPDAVAVRRATAGVYKSVKVRRRAERQARVMEADRAVTAKTATGAPSRLDDETQGLPLSSETAESGNAVAGVLKRERSCYICKVRYREVHAFYHNLCPDCAAENWKRRDARTDLSGKRALLTGGRAKIGMYIALRLLRDGAHLTITTRFPNDAARRFAAMPDSGEWLHRLRVVGIDLRDVAQVVALADTVAAEGPLDIMVNNAAQTVRRSAGAYEPLIRAEFEALPDGPLPELISFGRFTGSGLVALPGQTRSSEAIAADLVGVRASGVAAVGDVAGADLVSLALTAGSATLDRITAGTAIDAGGLVPDLADTNSWVQTVEDVDPIELLEVQLCNSTAPFVLISRLRSAMKASSSPRKHIVNVSAMEGVFSRGYKGAGHPHTNMAKAALNMLTRTSAREMFQTDSILMNSVDTGWITDERPHPDRVRLADEGFHAPLDLVDGAARVYDPIVRGEQGEDLYGCFLKDYANAGW, encoded by the coding sequence ATGGCTGAGGTCGAGTTGCTGCCGACGGAGCATCCCGATGCGGTTGCGGTGCGGCGGGCTACGGCTGGGGTGTACAAGAGCGTCAAGGTGCGGCGGCGGGCTGAGCGGCAGGCGCGGGTGATGGAGGCGGATCGTGCCGTCACCGCTAAGACCGCTACTGGTGCGCCGAGCCGGCTTGATGACGAGACCCAGGGGTTGCCGCTCAGTTCGGAGACCGCCGAGTCCGGTAATGCGGTGGCCGGTGTGCTGAAGCGCGAGCGGAGTTGCTATATCTGCAAGGTGCGTTATCGCGAGGTGCACGCGTTCTATCACAATCTGTGCCCCGACTGCGCTGCCGAGAACTGGAAGCGGCGTGATGCTCGGACCGACCTGAGTGGCAAGCGTGCGCTGCTTACCGGCGGGCGCGCGAAGATCGGCATGTATATCGCGCTGCGGCTGTTGCGGGATGGCGCGCATCTGACCATCACCACCCGCTTTCCCAATGATGCCGCGCGCCGTTTTGCCGCGATGCCGGACAGTGGCGAGTGGTTGCATCGGCTGCGGGTCGTCGGGATCGATCTGCGGGATGTGGCGCAGGTGGTGGCGCTCGCCGATACGGTTGCCGCCGAGGGTCCGCTCGACATCATGGTCAACAATGCCGCGCAGACGGTGCGGCGTTCGGCGGGCGCCTACGAGCCGTTGATCCGCGCTGAGTTCGAGGCGCTGCCGGACGGGCCGTTGCCGGAACTGATCTCGTTCGGGCGGTTCACCGGTTCAGGGCTGGTCGCGCTGCCTGGGCAGACGCGGTCTTCGGAGGCGATCGCGGCGGATCTGGTCGGCGTGCGGGCGTCCGGGGTGGCTGCGGTGGGGGATGTCGCGGGAGCAGATCTGGTCTCGCTCGCTCTGACGGCCGGCTCGGCGACGTTGGATCGGATCACGGCTGGCACCGCCATTGACGCGGGTGGGCTGGTTCCGGATCTGGCGGACACGAACTCGTGGGTGCAGACCGTCGAGGACGTGGACCCGATCGAGCTGCTGGAGGTGCAGTTGTGCAACTCGACGGCTCCCTTCGTGCTTATCAGTAGGCTGCGTAGCGCGATGAAGGCGTCGTCGTCGCCCCGGAAGCACATCGTCAACGTCTCGGCGATGGAGGGTGTTTTCAGCCGCGGCTACAAGGGCGCGGGGCATCCGCACACCAATATGGCCAAGGCCGCGCTCAACATGCTGACGCGGACCAGCGCGCGCGAGATGTTCCAGACCGACAGCATCCTGATGAACAGCGTCGACACCGGCTGGATCACCGACGAGCGGCCGCATCCGGACCGCGTCCGGCTGGCGGACGAGGGCTTCCACGCGCCGCTGGACCTGGTCGACGGCGCGGCGCGGGTCTACGACCCGATCGTGCGCGGCGAGCAGGGCGAGGACCTGTACGGCTGCTTCCTCAAGGATTACGCGAACGCTGGTTGGTAG
- a CDS encoding helix-turn-helix domain-containing protein encodes MELIKPPLVVNAGVGVHGINTAVDVFRLPDLWQLHLYSYSASFAADGERFDLRPGTVSLVPPGTTVEFRYRGRSEHLYVHFAMDGRRAPFVGDAGPALPILRELLLDAVAAFPTAPTRSAAAVWTALWRVSDLADAAAATPPNPVVAAVIRRIEERLAEPLVVAELARIAGVSHNQLTRLFHEHVGDTVVGYIASRRMARALHLLQASTLSVTAIAASVGIPDLQAFNKTCRKAFGASPRALRQSPTNQRSRNP; translated from the coding sequence ATGGAGCTCATCAAGCCGCCGCTGGTCGTCAACGCCGGCGTCGGAGTCCACGGCATCAACACCGCCGTGGACGTCTTCCGCCTCCCCGACCTGTGGCAGCTCCACCTCTACAGCTACAGCGCGTCCTTCGCCGCCGACGGCGAGCGCTTCGACCTGCGTCCAGGAACCGTGAGCCTCGTCCCGCCCGGAACCACCGTCGAGTTCCGCTATAGAGGACGCTCCGAGCACCTCTACGTCCACTTCGCCATGGACGGACGCCGCGCACCCTTCGTCGGCGACGCCGGTCCAGCACTGCCCATCCTGCGCGAACTCCTCCTCGACGCAGTGGCAGCGTTCCCCACAGCGCCGACGCGCTCGGCAGCAGCAGTATGGACAGCACTGTGGCGCGTATCAGACCTCGCAGATGCCGCCGCCGCTACGCCGCCGAACCCAGTAGTCGCAGCAGTAATCCGCCGTATCGAGGAACGCTTAGCCGAACCGCTGGTAGTCGCAGAACTAGCCCGCATCGCCGGCGTCTCCCACAACCAACTCACCCGCCTGTTCCACGAACACGTCGGCGACACCGTCGTCGGCTACATCGCCTCACGCCGCATGGCACGCGCGCTCCACCTGCTCCAGGCGTCCACGCTTTCGGTCACGGCGATCGCGGCGTCCGTCGGAATCCCGGACCTGCAAGCGTTCAACAAGACGTGCCGCAAGGCATTCGGCGCCTCACCCCGCGCGCTGCGGCAGTCGCCTACCAACCAGCGTTCGCGTAATCCTTGA
- a CDS encoding alpha-L-fucosidase, with protein MQPWFADAKLGIFVHWGIYAVNGIPESWSFYNGEITYENYMKQLEGFTASAYDAGEWARLFKAAGARYAVLTSKHHDGVALWETAENDLNVVQRTPAGRDLLAPYAEAMREAGLKVGLYFSHLDWSHPDYPFHSREEFEGGTVAEDPEAWARFLAFHRAQLKEIVEGYAPDLLWFDGDWERPEEQWRMAELREQLTGMKADMVFNSRLLGHGDYATPEQGAPITPPEGPWELCYTVNNSWGFQRNDQDHKPLSLLVRTFVETISGGGNLLLDVGPRADGSIPSEQTARLEALGRWIRRNEPAIYGTVRGIPAGHVYAPTTLSADRRTLYVFCHDPPRDPVTIKGLTSRVKRVTALATGEELTHRRYGGFDTIPAVLAIDPPSAADPVVTVLALELEGEVELYRGEGRS; from the coding sequence ATGCAGCCCTGGTTCGCCGACGCCAAGCTCGGCATCTTCGTCCACTGGGGGATCTACGCCGTCAACGGCATCCCGGAGTCCTGGTCGTTTTACAACGGCGAGATCACCTACGAGAACTACATGAAGCAGCTCGAGGGCTTCACCGCGAGTGCTTACGACGCGGGGGAGTGGGCTCGGCTGTTCAAGGCGGCCGGCGCGCGCTACGCGGTGCTGACGTCGAAGCACCATGACGGCGTCGCCTTGTGGGAGACGGCCGAGAACGATCTGAACGTCGTCCAGCGGACGCCGGCGGGGCGTGACTTGCTGGCGCCCTATGCGGAGGCGATGCGGGAGGCCGGACTCAAGGTCGGGCTGTATTTCTCGCACCTGGACTGGTCGCATCCGGACTACCCCTTCCATTCGCGAGAGGAGTTCGAGGGCGGCACGGTTGCCGAGGATCCGGAGGCGTGGGCACGCTTTCTGGCGTTCCATCGCGCGCAGCTGAAGGAGATCGTCGAGGGCTACGCGCCGGACCTGCTGTGGTTCGACGGCGACTGGGAGCGGCCCGAGGAGCAGTGGCGGATGGCCGAGCTGCGCGAGCAGCTGACCGGGATGAAGGCGGACATGGTCTTCAACTCCCGGCTGCTGGGGCACGGCGACTACGCGACGCCCGAGCAGGGCGCGCCGATCACGCCGCCGGAGGGCCCATGGGAGCTGTGCTACACGGTGAACAACTCCTGGGGCTTCCAGCGCAACGACCAGGACCACAAGCCGCTCAGCCTCCTGGTGCGCACCTTCGTGGAGACCATCTCCGGCGGCGGCAACCTGCTGCTGGACGTCGGCCCGCGCGCCGACGGCTCGATCCCCTCGGAGCAGACCGCACGCCTGGAGGCACTCGGCCGGTGGATCCGCCGCAACGAGCCAGCGATCTACGGCACGGTACGCGGCATCCCGGCGGGGCACGTCTACGCGCCGACGACGCTGTCCGCGGACCGGCGCACGCTGTACGTGTTCTGCCACGACCCGCCCCGCGACCCGGTGACCATCAAGGGGCTGACAAGCCGGGTGAAGCGCGTGACGGCCCTGGCGACCGGCGAGGAGCTGACGCACCGCCGCTACGGCGGCTTCGACACGATACCGGCGGTCCTGGCGATCGACCCGCCGAGCGCGGCGGACCCGGTGGTGACGGTGCTGGCGCTCGAGCTGGAGGGGGAGGTGGAGTTGTATCGGGGGGAGGGGCGGAGTTGA
- a CDS encoding DUF5107 domain-containing protein → MSTHLRRDVLPVEGAADPVSGRLPILRGIARPGFDAAVAPYPDMARNLDYGRPPTLLPYTTQDSYTRERTPRELPSLVLENEVLTATFLPDYGGRLWSLVHRPTGRELLHRNPILQPANLALRDAWLAGGVEWNIGGTGHWPLTCSPLHAVRLNAPDGTPVLRMYEFERMRRVVMTVDAWLPEGSPALMVHVSLHNPAETPTPVYWWSNIAVPQGPDVRVVAPAKRAFHFDYTAQLKLIDFPQNAATDTAAATDADSAADQSYPARFPAAADFFMDIPSDERRWIAALDTNGSGLVQTSTDRLIGRKLFQWGVGAGGQRWQEWLSGPDAEYIEIQAGLARTQLEHLELPGGATWEWVEAYGLLEADAALVHGTWDESRSAVSDALEKLIPCASLDAALAATPHFTSPTPDSLHRGSGWGALEIASGALPGDALRPFGSCDAEQQPWLELLQTRRLPASEPPASPITGPLWRTLLEASADDWHALYHLGLIRLADDDRDGAREAWTRSLADRPNAWAQRALAHLADTPDEAATLTLAAHHLLPDLRELTIETLKALLTADRPTDALEVISTLPPEHRNHGRIRLYNAEAALATGDIDQVRRLLDEGITVDNLQEGEASLDLLWLAAHPDQPVPPHYDFRMSGS, encoded by the coding sequence GTGAGCACGCATCTGCGACGCGACGTCCTGCCCGTCGAGGGCGCCGCCGACCCGGTCTCCGGAAGGCTGCCGATCCTGCGCGGCATCGCCCGACCCGGCTTCGACGCGGCCGTGGCGCCGTACCCGGACATGGCCCGCAACCTGGACTACGGCCGCCCCCCGACGCTGCTGCCGTACACGACGCAGGACTCGTACACCCGCGAGCGCACCCCTCGCGAGCTGCCGAGCCTGGTCCTGGAGAACGAGGTGCTGACCGCCACCTTCCTCCCGGACTACGGCGGTCGCCTGTGGTCCCTGGTGCACCGCCCGACCGGCCGAGAACTGTTGCACCGCAACCCGATCCTGCAACCTGCGAACCTCGCGCTGCGCGACGCCTGGCTGGCCGGCGGCGTGGAGTGGAACATCGGCGGGACCGGTCACTGGCCGCTCACATGCTCGCCGCTGCACGCGGTGCGGCTCAACGCGCCGGACGGCACGCCGGTACTGCGGATGTACGAGTTCGAGCGGATGCGGCGGGTGGTGATGACCGTCGACGCGTGGCTTCCGGAGGGGTCGCCGGCGCTGATGGTGCACGTCTCGCTGCACAATCCCGCGGAGACTCCGACTCCGGTGTATTGGTGGTCGAACATCGCGGTACCGCAAGGTCCTGATGTTCGCGTCGTGGCGCCGGCTAAGCGCGCTTTCCACTTCGATTACACCGCTCAGCTGAAACTGATCGACTTCCCGCAGAACGCCGCCACCGACACCGCCGCTGCCACGGACGCCGACTCTGCCGCCGACCAGAGCTACCCAGCACGATTCCCAGCGGCAGCGGACTTCTTCATGGACATCCCCTCCGACGAACGCCGCTGGATCGCCGCCCTGGATACGAACGGCTCGGGTCTGGTGCAGACCTCGACCGACCGACTCATCGGCCGGAAGCTGTTCCAGTGGGGCGTCGGCGCCGGCGGACAGCGCTGGCAGGAGTGGCTGTCCGGGCCGGATGCGGAGTACATCGAGATCCAGGCAGGGCTGGCGCGAACGCAGCTGGAGCACCTGGAGCTGCCCGGCGGGGCGACGTGGGAGTGGGTCGAGGCGTATGGGCTGCTGGAGGCGGACGCGGCGCTGGTACACGGGACGTGGGACGAGTCACGCAGCGCTGTTTCTGACGCTCTGGAAAAGCTCATTCCGTGCGCCTCCTTAGACGCCGCGCTGGCCGCGACACCGCATTTCACATCGCCGACACCAGATTCCCTACACCGAGGTTCCGGCTGGGGCGCACTGGAAATCGCCTCCGGCGCCCTGCCCGGCGACGCCTTGCGCCCCTTCGGATCCTGCGACGCCGAGCAACAACCGTGGCTGGAACTGTTGCAGACCAGGCGATTGCCCGCCAGCGAGCCACCGGCGTCCCCGATCACCGGCCCGCTATGGCGCACACTGCTCGAAGCCTCGGCCGACGACTGGCACGCGCTCTACCACCTCGGCCTCATCCGCCTCGCCGACGACGACCGCGACGGCGCCCGCGAAGCCTGGACCCGCTCCCTCGCCGACCGCCCGAACGCCTGGGCCCAACGCGCCCTGGCGCACCTGGCCGACACCCCCGACGAAGCCGCCACCCTGACCCTGGCCGCGCACCACCTCCTCCCCGACCTACGCGAACTCACCATCGAAACCCTGAAAGCCCTACTCACCGCCGACCGCCCCACCGACGCACTAGAGGTCATCAGCACCCTGCCACCCGAGCACCGCAACCACGGCCGCATCCGCCTCTACAACGCAGAAGCCGCCCTCGCCACCGGCGACATCGACCAAGTCCGCCGCCTCCTCGACGAAGGCATCACAGTCGACAACCTCCAAGAGGGCGAAGCCTCCCTGGACCTCCTATGGCTCGCCGCCCACCCGGACCAGCCAGTCCCGCCCCACTACGACTTCCGCATGTCAGGAAGCTGA
- a CDS encoding carbohydrate ABC transporter permease — protein MTPKTSGTPRASRTPKTSQRAKASRRKPQSLPMRIATGVVWVVVAADIALIGWILLTSLRDGTDILNHPFGVPTHPKFGNYSKVFSDGGFGQAALNSVLVAVLSSVLAVVVAAPCAYALARRRNRVSGAMSMTFAMGLGVPGQVMVVPLFIGMAKANLDDSQPGLILVYLGLAMPFTVYLLTGFFSGIPQVLEEAAVLDGAGALRTFTKVILPVARGGLITAFLLQFISAWNETLFAIVLTHSQDKVTLPVALSNFVQEAQLNGLDWGAMFAGVCVVLAPMIALFSWLGSRIIQGMTVGIGK, from the coding sequence ATGACGCCCAAGACTTCTGGAACGCCCAGAGCTTCCAGAACACCCAAGACATCGCAGCGCGCCAAAGCCTCGCGGCGCAAACCGCAAAGCCTGCCGATGCGGATCGCCACCGGCGTGGTGTGGGTGGTGGTCGCCGCCGACATCGCGCTGATCGGCTGGATCCTGCTCACCTCGCTGCGCGACGGCACCGACATCCTCAACCACCCCTTCGGCGTGCCGACGCACCCGAAATTCGGCAACTACAGCAAGGTCTTCTCCGACGGCGGCTTCGGCCAGGCGGCGCTGAACAGCGTCCTGGTCGCCGTGCTGTCCTCGGTCCTGGCCGTCGTGGTCGCCGCGCCGTGCGCCTACGCGCTGGCCCGCCGCCGCAACCGGGTCTCCGGCGCGATGAGCATGACCTTCGCGATGGGGTTGGGCGTGCCGGGGCAGGTCATGGTGGTGCCGCTGTTCATCGGCATGGCCAAGGCGAACCTCGACGACTCCCAGCCCGGCCTGATCCTGGTGTATCTGGGCCTTGCGATGCCCTTCACCGTCTACCTGCTGACCGGCTTCTTCTCGGGCATCCCGCAGGTCTTGGAGGAGGCGGCGGTCCTGGACGGCGCCGGTGCGCTGCGCACCTTCACCAAGGTCATCCTGCCGGTGGCGCGCGGCGGGCTGATCACGGCGTTCCTGTTGCAGTTCATCTCGGCGTGGAACGAGACGCTGTTCGCGATCGTGCTGACCCACAGCCAGGACAAGGTGACGCTGCCGGTGGCGCTGTCCAACTTCGTCCAGGAGGCGCAGCTGAACGGCCTGGACTGGGGCGCGATGTTCGCCGGGGTGTGCGTGGTGCTGGCTCCGATGATCGCGTTGTTCAGCTGGCTGGGCAGCCGCATCATCCAAGGTATGACAGTGGGGATAGGCAAGTGA
- a CDS encoding carbohydrate ABC transporter permease has translation MSTATLPDSSRARRARDGSAPRPPVGAAPLERSRRRMFWAFTTPAVLVYVVLFLVPVGYAAWTSLYKWDGIGPKKWKGLKNYQTLWQDPIFRHSLTNTLKILFVGGLLTFAIAFALMLILREMNRKLFARSVLFFPCLVNAMVFGIAAGVLFSPSGPVNQLLQWLGWSHPPQWLATEHLQTMILGTLVWTATGYYTAILMAAVDQIPEYLYEAAELDGAGAFQRFRHVTLPMCWDVISVCAVLWTVSSVKIFELILMYGGSSGAQPPSDSWNTAMYVYVEAFPTASTPQLGLATAAALVSLFLVVVFTVVLRRLLRRDAIEY, from the coding sequence ATGAGCACCGCCACCTTGCCGGACTCGTCCCGGGCGCGCCGCGCCCGGGACGGGTCCGCCCCGCGTCCGCCGGTCGGCGCCGCACCGCTGGAACGTTCGCGGCGCCGCATGTTCTGGGCTTTCACCACCCCGGCCGTCCTCGTCTACGTCGTGCTGTTCCTGGTCCCGGTCGGGTACGCGGCGTGGACCAGCCTGTACAAGTGGGACGGCATCGGCCCGAAGAAGTGGAAGGGCCTGAAGAACTACCAGACCCTGTGGCAGGACCCGATCTTCCGGCACTCGCTGACCAACACGCTGAAGATCCTGTTCGTCGGCGGCCTGCTCACCTTCGCGATCGCCTTCGCGCTGATGCTGATCCTGCGCGAGATGAATCGCAAACTGTTCGCTCGGTCGGTGCTGTTCTTCCCGTGCCTGGTGAACGCGATGGTCTTCGGCATCGCCGCGGGCGTGCTGTTCTCCCCGAGCGGACCGGTGAACCAGCTGCTGCAGTGGCTCGGCTGGAGCCATCCGCCGCAGTGGCTGGCGACCGAGCACCTGCAGACGATGATCCTGGGGACGCTGGTCTGGACGGCCACCGGCTACTACACCGCGATCCTGATGGCCGCGGTGGATCAGATCCCTGAGTATCTCTACGAGGCCGCCGAACTCGACGGCGCGGGAGCCTTCCAGCGCTTCCGGCACGTCACGCTGCCGATGTGCTGGGACGTGATCTCGGTGTGCGCGGTGCTGTGGACGGTGAGCTCGGTGAAGATCTTCGAGCTGATCCTGATGTACGGCGGCAGCAGCGGCGCGCAGCCGCCCTCGGACTCCTGGAACACCGCCATGTACGTCTACGTCGAGGCCTTCCCGACCGCCTCGACGCCGCAGCTGGGCCTGGCCACGGCCGCGGCGCTGGTGAGCCTGTTCCTCGTGGTCGTCTTCACGGTCGTGCTGCGCCGCCTGCTGCGCCGCGACGCCATCGAGTACTGA
- a CDS encoding ABC transporter substrate-binding protein, which produces MGSTTGRGPRLLAIATAAVLTVGVSACSSSKSSSSAVGGAGKSGGSFTYWSMWRQDEPQAKVIQAAITQFTADTGIKVDVEWTGRDVAKKIGPAMAAGKAPDMWDEGADVIYGATAQNGNAKDLSAVLDMTIPTDNEKVSDAIPSKYWDSLPKDPNGGQHWVIPYEASTAGIFYNTADPTVSAAMASQPSTWDAFMQVCATLKTKSEPCLASEGEDPWTNGLWFDYLINAGGVNFNDLANDKTGASWDNPAVLKAATQVEQLVKGGYIIPTYTATKYPAQQTNWAGGKAGFLMNGNWVTAEVAKQIPATWKYGFMLPPGATQPDSMVFGFALTKNAKNVSQAEQFMAYFLQKKTLSGISTEAGNITPRTDIPAPAELADVQKTLNAPKLRLTFDGVAGDWTTKVWNQNYLDFWHGKIDAATFVAKMKSAQVSFWKSQS; this is translated from the coding sequence ATGGGCAGCACCACCGGCCGGGGCCCCCGGCTTCTCGCGATAGCCACCGCAGCCGTTCTCACGGTCGGCGTCAGCGCGTGTTCCAGCAGCAAGAGCAGCTCCTCGGCCGTCGGCGGCGCCGGCAAGTCCGGCGGCAGCTTCACGTACTGGTCGATGTGGCGTCAGGACGAGCCGCAGGCCAAGGTCATCCAGGCGGCGATCACCCAGTTCACCGCCGACACCGGCATCAAGGTCGACGTCGAGTGGACCGGCCGGGACGTCGCCAAGAAGATCGGCCCGGCGATGGCCGCGGGCAAGGCGCCGGACATGTGGGACGAGGGCGCGGACGTCATCTACGGCGCCACCGCGCAGAACGGCAACGCCAAGGACCTCTCGGCGGTCCTGGACATGACCATCCCGACCGACAACGAGAAAGTCTCCGACGCGATCCCGTCGAAGTACTGGGACTCGCTGCCGAAGGACCCCAACGGCGGCCAGCACTGGGTGATCCCCTACGAGGCCAGCACCGCGGGCATCTTCTACAACACCGCCGACCCGACCGTCTCCGCGGCGATGGCCTCGCAGCCGTCCACCTGGGACGCGTTCATGCAGGTCTGCGCGACTCTGAAGACGAAGAGCGAGCCCTGTCTTGCCTCCGAGGGCGAAGACCCCTGGACCAACGGTCTGTGGTTCGACTACCTGATCAACGCAGGCGGCGTGAACTTCAACGACCTGGCGAACGACAAGACCGGCGCCAGCTGGGACAACCCGGCCGTGCTGAAGGCGGCGACACAGGTCGAGCAGCTCGTCAAGGGCGGCTACATCATCCCGACCTACACCGCCACGAAGTACCCGGCGCAGCAGACCAACTGGGCCGGCGGCAAGGCCGGCTTCCTGATGAACGGCAACTGGGTCACCGCCGAGGTCGCCAAGCAGATCCCGGCGACCTGGAAGTACGGCTTCATGCTCCCGCCGGGCGCGACCCAGCCGGACTCGATGGTCTTCGGCTTCGCCCTGACCAAGAACGCCAAGAACGTCAGCCAGGCCGAGCAGTTCATGGCCTACTTCCTGCAGAAGAAGACGCTCTCGGGCATCTCCACCGAGGCCGGCAACATCACGCCGCGCACCGACATCCCGGCGCCGGCGGAGCTGGCCGACGTGCAGAAGACCCTGAACGCGCCCAAGCTGCGCCTCACCTTCGACGGCGTGGCCGGGGACTGGACCACCAAGGTCTGGAACCAGAACTACCTGGACTTCTGGCACGGCAAGATCGACGCCGCGACCTTCGTGGCGAAGATGAAGTCCGCGCAGGTCTCGTTCTGGAAGAGCCAGAGCTGA
- a CDS encoding DUF5107 domain-containing protein, which yields MSVLRLASRVLPVAALGPENPLPPLRKLADPRGGLDVSEADAEMVANLGYGHVESLLPYTFQDGYTRETPDRELVTAVLENDVLRAEFLLGYGGRLMSLRHKPADRELLHFPPKLQLANLGLRNAWFAGGVEWNLGTFGHTALSCSPLHAVRLTREDGTPVLRMYEYERQRRLVYQLDCYLPDGSPVLLIHVRVHNPFPEDAPVYWWSSAAVPQTPDTRALMPATSAYHFSYTGKMRRIPFPRWREADTSYPGRIDYGADYFAEIPDGARRWIAAVDAGGSGLFQTSTDRMRGRKLFHWGTGSGGRNWQDWLSGPRHEYFEIQAGLARTQLEHLRLPGRRSWSWVEAYGLLQTDPADVHGTKWPDATQAADAAIAELIPAHRLDEELATMTALADKPPEEVLHAGTGWGALERRALGRNRALSLPGTPFPDATIGRDQQSWLSLVRKGQMPTPAPALPPSSYAVGPVWRTLLEKATADPARTTHATWFTWLHLGVNRYHAGDLAGAREAWDQSMAQAETAWAHRNLAILDASEDRLGDAADRYLRAWQLSPRLRPLTIETLRALITAKRPGEALDIIDRLKEPDRFAGRILMLECRAALDAGDLVRARRILETGLIVEDVREGEDPLSDMWWEFHSRQAGGLGPVVSRRLREEHPLPCSYDYSVRQL from the coding sequence TTGAGCGTCCTGCGCCTGGCGTCCAGGGTCCTCCCGGTGGCCGCGCTCGGTCCGGAGAACCCGCTCCCGCCGCTGCGCAAGCTCGCGGATCCGCGCGGTGGCCTGGACGTCTCCGAGGCCGACGCCGAAATGGTCGCCAACCTCGGCTACGGCCACGTCGAATCCCTGCTCCCCTACACCTTCCAGGACGGCTACACCCGCGAGACCCCCGACCGCGAGCTGGTCACGGCGGTGTTGGAGAACGACGTGCTGCGCGCCGAGTTCCTCCTCGGCTACGGCGGACGCCTGATGTCCCTGCGCCACAAGCCCGCCGACCGCGAGCTGCTGCACTTCCCGCCGAAGCTCCAGCTCGCCAACCTGGGCCTGCGCAACGCCTGGTTCGCCGGCGGCGTCGAATGGAACCTGGGCACCTTCGGCCACACCGCCCTCAGCTGCTCCCCCCTGCACGCCGTCCGCCTCACCCGCGAAGACGGCACCCCGGTCCTGCGCATGTACGAGTACGAGCGCCAGCGCCGCCTGGTCTACCAGCTCGACTGCTACCTGCCCGACGGCTCCCCGGTCCTGCTGATCCACGTCCGCGTCCACAACCCCTTCCCCGAGGACGCGCCCGTCTACTGGTGGAGCAGCGCCGCCGTACCGCAGACCCCTGACACCCGCGCGCTGATGCCCGCGACCTCGGCGTACCACTTCTCCTACACCGGCAAGATGCGCCGCATCCCCTTCCCGCGCTGGCGCGAGGCCGACACCTCCTACCCCGGCCGCATCGACTACGGCGCCGACTACTTCGCCGAGATCCCCGACGGCGCACGCCGCTGGATCGCCGCGGTCGACGCGGGCGGATCAGGGCTCTTCCAAACCTCGACCGACCGGATGCGCGGCCGCAAACTCTTCCACTGGGGCACCGGATCCGGCGGCCGCAACTGGCAGGACTGGCTGTCCGGCCCGCGCCACGAGTACTTCGAGATTCAGGCCGGTCTGGCCCGAACCCAGCTGGAACACCTGCGGCTTCCGGGGCGCCGGTCGTGGTCCTGGGTCGAGGCTTACGGCCTGCTCCAGACCGACCCCGCCGACGTCCACGGCACGAAATGGCCCGACGCCACCCAGGCCGCGGACGCCGCGATCGCCGAGCTGATCCCCGCGCACCGCCTGGACGAAGAACTCGCGACCATGACCGCGCTCGCCGACAAACCACCGGAAGAAGTCCTGCACGCCGGAACCGGCTGGGGCGCCCTGGAACGCCGCGCCCTCGGCCGCAACCGCGCGCTGAGCCTGCCCGGCACGCCCTTCCCCGACGCCACGATCGGCCGCGACCAACAGTCCTGGCTCTCGCTGGTCCGCAAAGGCCAGATGCCGACGCCGGCGCCGGCCCTGCCGCCGTCCTCCTACGCCGTCGGCCCGGTTTGGCGCACGCTGCTGGAGAAGGCGACCGCTGACCCCGCACGCACAACCCACGCGACCTGGTTCACCTGGCTCCATCTGGGCGTGAACCGCTACCACGCCGGCGACCTGGCCGGAGCGCGCGAGGCGTGGGATCAGTCGATGGCGCAGGCCGAAACCGCGTGGGCGCACCGGAATCTCGCCATCCTCGACGCCTCCGAAGACCGCCTCGGCGACGCCGCCGACCGCTACCTCCGTGCCTGGCAGCTCTCCCCGCGCCTGCGTCCCCTGACCATCGAGACCCTGCGCGCCCTGATCACCGCCAAACGCCCCGGCGAAGCGCTGGACATCATCGACCGGCTCAAGGAGCCCGACCGCTTCGCCGGACGCATCCTGATGCTGGAGTGCCGCGCCGCCCTGGACGCCGGGGATCTGGTGCGGGCACGCCGGATCCTGGAGACCGGTCTGATCGTCGAGGACGTCCGCGAGGGCGAGGACCCGCTGTCGGACATGTGGTGGGAGTTCCACTCCCGGCAGGCCGGCGGGCTCGGTCCGGTCGTGTCACGGCGATTGCGCGAAGAGCACCCCCTGCCGTGCAGCTACGACTACAGCGTCCGCCAGCTGTAG